A genomic window from Octopus sinensis unplaced genomic scaffold, ASM634580v1 Contig15395, whole genome shotgun sequence includes:
- the LOC115230344 gene encoding craniofacial development protein 2-like encodes MEERKKIRCDVLGLCETRGRKEASIRWQDGCIVRLGRAEGARSVGGIGFIVSKEWISRVASCHFISSWIGVLNVNLSGKSTLKIVQTYAPTSASDDDEVEEFYRQLDKGLAMKSTYTVVMGDFNARVGHGRQGEEYVGRFGMGERNERGERLATMAEARQLYMGNSLFRKRERKRWTWISPNSKHRNEIDYILVDKRRILHDVSVVTPFNTGSDHRLVRAKVVIDEKREKMAYIWRRRKNVSESTTRQSCRKPSCRKTGARRRHRR; translated from the coding sequence atggaggagaggaagaagatcaGGTGCGACGTGTTAGGGCTGTGCGAGACACGAGGAAGAAAGGAAGCGAGTATACGATGGCAAGATGGATGCATTGTGAGATTAGGAAGAGCAGAAGGTGCTAGATCGGTCGGAGGTATCGGATTCATCGTAAGTAAGGAATGGATTTCGAGGGTCGCTTCTTGCCATTTCATATCATCATGGATTGGTGTACTAAATGTGAACCTCTCAGGGAAGTCCACCCTCAAGATTGTCCAGACCTATGCTCCCACAAGTGCCAGCGACGACGACGAGGTGGAAGAATTCTATCGACAACTAGACAAAGGGTTGGCTATGAAGTCCACTTACACTGtcgtgatgggagacttcaacgcaAGGGTTGGACATGGACGACAAGGAGAGGAATACGTCGGGAGATTTGGCATGGGAGAGAGAAACGAGAGAGGAGAACGTTTGGCTACCATGGCAGAGGCGAGGCAGCTCTACATGGGAAACAGCCTAttcaggaagagggagaggaagagatggaCTTGGATATCGCCGAACTCTAAGCACCGAAACGAGATCGACTACATCCTGGTTGATAAGCGACGCATATTGCATGACGTCTCCGTCGTGACACCATTCAACACCGGCAGCGATCATCGTCTTGTAAGGGCGAAGGTCGTCATCGACGAGAAGAGGGAGAAGATGGCTTATATTTGGCGTCGAAGGAAAAACGTGTCCGAGTCTACAACGAGGCAAAGCTGCAGGAAGCCATCATGCAGGAAGACTGGTGCCAGGAGACGACATAGACGATGA